Genomic window (Magnolia sinica isolate HGM2019 chromosome 10, MsV1, whole genome shotgun sequence):
tcttgtttttgtaTACTTTTATAttactatgatttttcatgcaattgattgatttaccattatcaattatttatccttttgggaattatggttaaggtatgattttaattatgcgtgatttttatgaatttatgtggggtgatagatacaagccttaccctttACTAATTTTGAGAGTTACGCATGATCTAGATAAACGGGTCAGATCTTCCTCATCATAACCTGGATTGGAGAAAATTTAAGTTTGTTACGAAGATCATTTGAGCACCTTTGTAATGAATCAAATCATCTTAATTGGTGAAAATTTGCTCTCAATAATACCATGACCACTTTGTGGACAAGGATGACTTACTTTCCTCAATCTTGAATATGTGGCCTTTCACGCCTCAACAAACCATTATTCGAGAAGACTACATAGTATAAAGAGTGATCCATGGGTAGAGAGagttcattttattatttttcacaCATCGATGATACGTATAGACAATTTTCGAGGTTTTGGAGTTCGGATGCATGATCGTGACCAAATCGCTATTAGATTTGGTTCTAGTCGATCGAGTCCATTGGTTGTCTCTAGGATGTGCTGATTATCTTCTCAGTTTGACCTAtttggattttcaatgatttctaagTCTGTATGAGATAATTTATTGAATTCAAGATGAAACTTAAATAGTAGCTTGTCTTCATTTTAAGTGGGGTATCTACTCCAAGAAatagaggatccgcactcttgTTCTTACGATTTATTTGAGTGTTAATaattttatgaatggtttggatggtataaaAATATCACAGTCAACTCTATGAAGGTTTCCCTGTGGAAGTTTTTGTTTGTACTGTTttattggtatggcccacctaaattttagatttgcattatttttatttttagaatagtGTCCTATAATgatcttaaatttttattttttatttttttaaagggcgGAGACCATTCTACCTCGTGAGCCCTATACGGCCATAAGCGTATGGAtatggacgcagattagctaatGACGAAACTGGATTGCACATTGAGTGACTTAGTACGCtaagcttactgagtaaactttatggggcccaccatcattcatgcattgtattaactccatccatctgttttatcatataattttagggctttaaaccaaaaattaatcatatccaaagctcaagtggaccacaccacatgaaacaatgggaattgaagtctaccgttgaaaagttgttgagggcccacagaagttttagatcaagatgatatttgttttttcccttcatccatgtccatgtgatatcacgaatagtttggatgatgatatttgttttttcccttcatccatatctttatgATATtacaaacagtttggatgaaggtttcaacggtggaaatcaaaacttccactgtttcctttggtatagtctacttgagcttttgatatactttagttttgagctcaacatctaaaatgatttgatgggcggcgtggataaaccacatgaattcacagtgcgcccaacagagtttactcggtatgatGACAccttactgagttactcagtacgcaaaccCATTTCGATGATGACAGGTTGGGTAGCCACGGATAAGCTAATGACAGGTTGTGTAGCCGGACTAGCTACTAaagttacatcaccaagttaGGTGgccggccccaccatgatgtatgttatgtatccacaccctccatacATTTTCagagatcaatttagggcatgaagcCAAGAGGAGAAATTTacgattgtggaccccaccttttatccagtggtttttacgaagcaatacaaacttaacatacacacttagacctcctcgtacgaccaccgaatttgaggatgaaaatacccttgccttcctctggctggcgtgcagagacgagaGCTGACGGACAGTTCgggcgatgggaactcaggtggggctcactgtgatgtttgtgagaaatcctccccgtctaagttcattcatagggtcataaagacctagatgaagaggaaaaacaaatttcataatgatccaaaacttctgtaacccctaaatgggtttcaatggtagacgttcaattacccactgccatttacattgtggtccacttgatagttagatctatcttatttttcatctcaagccttaatacgagttcgccaattatatagacggtttggatataatacatacctcataatgggacccacaaaaatcggtgggaTTATaacagggaagaaagaaaaaagaaaaaaaaaaaggaaccagtgagttggggtcgactGGGTTGGGACCCGATTGACATTGTCAGAGCTGGGCCtatgctacggattataaccgtagccataactgtaatgCTATGCAcctttttctcttatttatttatttatttattttacatgaagaactttttcccccttacatttttctctaatacataattatgtaaatatgtatatataagtatataaaaatatttttctatcttttaattcatttctttgtctatttatttaacaagcatatttcctaaactagaatgtttttttttctctttttttttttttacacatgcacacacacccccatgcactcacattagtggaatttcaccacgtatggatactcaaatgcttgaccgggtgttgaaactccaaaaagtctaccacccgagcaagagtaagaatcctaaactataatgatttacttacagggaaaaatttggaaaaaatttGGTTCATGGTGCGACCCATTAGATGACTGgcatggatcaccaaaccatgcgtcacagttgaataaactcaagacccgagagtactattcatattatcttatcaacgatcatatcattcctctccaagttttactgttggctttgattttcatgtttatttGAATAAGTAGGAAACCATTATGAACTCACAATCATACGGTTAATTGAAAATATGGaagcaatgaagaaaattaaagaacacaATTATTTATGTAGTTTGTCATGAAAGTGATTATGAGATTATCAAGTAGAGTTAACCATACGAAGATTACGAGTAAAAGCTGTGAACACGTCATTTTTTGTGTTCTCAAACCCTATTTCAATTGGGAGTAGAAAGAAAGATTTAGACCCAAAAAACTCTAAAACaaaagtttcatccaaacaaggaaactatgtggtttatacatgacgaaatcacccatgaaaattagcggggcaagcatgaaaatgagcggggcaagcatgaaaatgagcgggggaaactagaaaatcagcggggtaaactgaaatatgagcggggcaaactagaaaaacagcggggcaaattgaagtATGAGCAGGTTAAACtaaaaaaatagcggggcaaactagaaaaacagtggggcaaactgaagtatgagcgggacaaactagaaaaacagcgaggcaaattaaaatatgagcggggcaaactagaaaatcagcggggcaaacatgaaaatgagcggggggaaactagaaaatcagcgggagaaacatgaaaataagcgggggaaactagaaaattagctggggaaacatgaaaatgagcggggcaagcatgaaaatgagcggggcaaactagaaaatcagctgggcaaactgaaatatgagcagggcaaactagataatcagcggggcaaacatgaaaatgagcgggtcaagcatgaaaatgagcgggttaAGTATATGAATCGTCATTTTTGTAAACACAATTTTTCTATTTGCCTGTGTCATATATAATTGCTACACCTATATATGAATCGCCATGTTGACAGTGTGTAACAATAAAGcccattttctcttttttttagtgCAACACTGACTAAAATACAGAAATCTAACGATTTTTGATtggacacttttggtgtcctgctcaaagctatcaaaagaggttcgatgccatcgacgaaCCGTCGATGACATGAAAGTCCCATCAaagtgccatcgagaaaatctgaaaaatacatgtttagtcgctagaacattttggttagtttgataacatcaaagatgttcgatgccatcgaagtgtcatcgaaTGTTTCATCGAACGATCATACAAAGTTACACAAAATTGCATAAGtgcgggatttatttcctatttcaattgtgattcacctagatgtcatgcatatatatgggtgtaatcgggaatagggggtatcaagagctttctaattcgttcgtagggtttcaagcttatagcttaggtgattcaagacttgttcgaatcaggtaatctctatctcttgtaattttattcttttatagtgaatatatgtcgctttgtgccttgATACATCCTCAGTGGAAGTTAACTGACCAATGAATTGTTttgcattacccaaaaatgtctCCCACTTGTGAATATTAAAAACTATGCATTCTGTGTAAAAATGTGGACCACTGTAATCAAACCATTGTACAAGGACACCAAAAAAGTTGATAGTCAAACACTATAGTTTGTACTCTTTTCACTACAGTACAACTCATATACATGATAAGGACACTACCCTATTTCATGTGTATACCAACATCTAATATATAAGGATAGGACTACATCTCGAACACATGCATTGTGAATTTCTCCATCTTCTGTTGTTCTAAGGCCATCCATACATTGACACCTCCACCTCTCCTCACCTCAATACCATCATAGAGCAACAACACAAACTTATCCATTCCACTCACAACTGGGCCACCATAGGTGGGCCTCCCATACccaaaattcagctcatggaagGGCAGCTTCCACCAAGCtgacacataaaaattctcatctaaagtggaagggatcCCTCTATAAACCTCCAACTAATCCACTACTGATTTCACATACTTATCTATCACCATCTCTATTGCTTCCTTCACCTTCTCAACACAAAACCCTAAAGACTCCTTCAAATCCACCACCTTTGCACTTGCACAAGCTGTTACAACAGCAATCCCAACAAACCCATGTGGCAAGGGTGGAGTTATCTTGCTCTTAATGTCCACAACAAAGAGTACTGATGAAACCCCACATGGGTCTTCAAAGACAGCCCTTGTCCTTGATTTCCACAGGTGGGCCACTATGGCCTCAAAAGTTGAGCACTTGATCATGGCCTTGTTTTTTAGGGTGGTGATCATTTCAGGTGATAATGTCCTTGCTTTGATACACTGTCATTGTTGAGAATATGGGTCTTGAGGCCTTCACCCCCGCAGATGGAGGCCAGGTTGTGGAACATCTCAGCTGTTGATTTCCCATCAAGTATGTTGTGGTTGATCACAAACCCAATTGAGAATCCTCCACATTTGAATCAAGAAGATGGGAGGAATTATCTCATCCATGCATTGTACCATGGTCCATACATTTGAGCCCATGGTCGACCAATCTTTGCTGTTGATACTATGGGGCCTACATTATCAATCTGGATTTTCCAAAAACCTCCCCAATTAGAATGCAATAGGTCATCAATATGCGGCCCACAAATAGACGGCTAAGAGAAAAACACAGCAATTCACCACGTGTCTTAAAAACTGGGATAAATATTTGGATGACTGTTATCATCCAATCAGGGAGATTTTCAAGGAAATTCACATCCATGGTAGACTAGATCAGATCAATGGGTCTGGATCACCACACGATGACCATTGATCAGATAACTCCATAACAAGGAAGTAGCAACGTTACCTGAATTGTAAAAAGGAAAAATTCCTTGAgactcatacttaagtttgccctactgtttttctagtttgccccactcataatgCAGTTttccccactatttttctagtttgccccgctgtttttctagtttgccccgctcatacttaagtttgccccgctgtttttctagtttgccccgctcatacttaagtttgccctgctcatattttagtttgccccactatttttctagtttgccccgctcataattcaatttgccttgctgtttttctagtttgccccgctcatatttcagtttgccccgctgtttttctagtttgccccgctcatacttaagtttgccctgttatttttctagtttgccccgctcatacttaagtttgccccgctcatatttcagtttgccccactatttttttagtttgccccgctcatatttcagtttaccccactgtttttctagtttgccccgcaatTTGAATGCTCTACATAGTAAAAAGGGCCCTCAATGACACGTGAAGGGCTACCTACAAGTGCGAAGGGCTACCTAAGTGAAGTGCTATACAACACCAACcgaataaaacttaggttgggcttgggttgaggtctcaggttgcccgacccaacccgaactcgatcaatatattagttacttataaattataattgagtgtggattgtttgtgtagaaggtacactagtgatgtcgggtctcatttgtccacgtcatttccaaggactcacactaacaagatatgccagatttctctctcctaaatagattgcgtgctatgttacatgactttttaaaggagtagtcctatattttagcttggtttttaaaagaaaaaaaaatgaagttctttatgatgaataatcacgtatataattaataaaatcatagatacaaaaaataagtcctatattgaaatataataaactaatgtaataacaaaaatattagcacgtatacacccgaccaacccaatcaacccgtcgagccctcttgggttgggcttgggttgagaattcccaacccaagattgggttgggttgggtcaaggtttaggtataggaactttgggttgggttagggttgagcaccaacctgaacCAACCCACCCGACTGTCAAcctgaccgcgaagtgattgaaattgaccacgaactgaatgaaatagattttcgaccatcgacccgatggaatcttggaaaataactaggttggttggctaaattagcttctcctaccccaaaatcatatgtggtaagttaagtaaatcattttagtttaggagatatgcttgttaaataaatagacaaagaaataaattaaaagatagaaaatatttttatatacttatatatacatatttacataattatgtattatagaaaagtgtaagggggaaaatgttctccatgtaaaaaaaaaaaaaaaaaaaaaaaaaaaaaaaaaaggagaaaaaagtgcatagcactacaatTATGACtccggttataatccgtagcaataggccaaactCTGACTCGGTCGACCGGGCACCGAGTCCTggcccggtcgaccccaactcgctggctgcatttattttttttttctctgaccCAGTCAACCCCAACTCGGTGGCTtcattttcgttttttttttttttttttttgtaatccccatcgatttttgtgggtcccattataaggtatgtgttatatccaaaccgtccatctatttggcgaactcgtattaaggcttgaggtgaaaaataagacagatctagctatcaagtggaccacactgtaaaaggcagcgaggaattgaacgtctaccattgaaacccttttaggggttacagaagttttggatta
Coding sequences:
- the LOC131217459 gene encoding alcohol acyltransferase 9-like — encoded protein: MHSICSELTEKRAGNARRDVIGTPESITLRSRRCCDIAERKEGNGLVRQCIKARTLSPEMITTLKNKAMIKCSTFEAIVAHLWKSRTRAVFEDPCGVSSVLFVVDIKSKITPPLPHGFVGIAVVTACASAKVVDLKESLGFCVEKVKEAIEMVIDKYVKSVVD